The DNA region TGCAAATAGTTAAAAATAATTTAACCGAGATTCATAACCTGGGTATAACCGGCAGTGGAGACCCTTTTGCAAGTCAGGTATTCAGGGATTTTCTTTATAATCTTGATTCTTCTCAATATCCCGATTTGAAGATTTTTATTCTTACCAATGGTTTATTGTTAAATGAAAAAACATGGGAGTTGATGCATAAAGCACACTCAAGCATTGCGTCCATTCAGATTTCAATTGATGCTTCAAAAAAAGAAACTTATGAGAAAATAAGAATTGGCGGCAATTTTGACAAACTGCTCAGCAACGTTAAATTTGTGAGCCAATTAAGAAAGCAGGGAAAGATAAGTGAGTTTATTATTTCATTTGTAGTAAATGCATTAAACTATAAAGAAATGAAAGATTTTATTAATTTAGGAATAGAATTTTCATGCGAGCAGGTTTATTTTTCATTTACGTGCGATTGGGGAGTATTGTCAAAAGATAAATATAATGAATTAGCAATACACCTGCCTGAACATAAAGAACATTATTTATTTTTAGAAGAATTAAAGAATCCGGTTTTCAATAATTCAATTGTTAATCTTGGAAATATAAAATATTTAAAATTAAATCCGCTTTTGCGAAACTCATTATTTTCATGATAAAATTTCAGGAACAATTAACTTTCAGCAATAATAATTTCTCATAAATATTCCGAACCGGAAATTCATTTTAACATAATAATATTCGCAATACTAAAATAACAAATAATCTAAAACCCAATGAAAAAAAAAGCAATATGCCAGATTACAAAAGAAGAGCTTCCGATAAGCGAGCTTGTTCCAGCTTTAATAGTAAGGGAACCATTAGTAAAATTAATTAAAAAGCAATATCCCGGGTGGGATGAAAATGGATATATTTCTTCTAAAGAGTTAAATAAGTTCCGTAATGAATATGTTAAAAACATTGTAGAAGTTGAGAAAGGCGAACTTACAGAAATCGAAAAAGAAGTTATTGAAAGTATAAAAAACGCAGAAATATTATCCAAAAACTTAAGTGAGGATACGCCCGAAATTTCAACTTTTGGTGAAAGAACAGCCGATAAAGTTGCTTCATTTGGCGGCAGCTGGAAATTTATCGGAATATTTGCTTTTGTATTGATAGTTTGGATTACAATAAATACAATTGCATTATTTCAGCAGCCATTTGACCCGTTTCCATATATCTTATTAAACTTAATTTTATCGTGTCTTGCCGCAATTCAAGCACCTGTAATTATGATGAGTCAAAACCGGCAGGAAGCAAGGGACCGTATTCGTGCACAACACGATTATCAGGTTAATTTAAAAGCAGAAATTGAGATACGACAATTGAACGAAAAAATAGACCATCTTATACTTGTCCAGAATCAAAAGGATGCAGAAATTCAGCAAATACAAATAGAATTGCTGAACGACTTAATTGAAAAAGTTGAAAATATTGAAAAGAAAAAGAATTAAAGAGCATTTGATATTACTGAGCAAAGCGATAAGAAATAATTTCACCTGACTCTGCGGAAATAACAAAATGAGGTCCGCCGCCAACCATTCCTTTGTCTTTGAGAAAGTAGTCAATATACCATTTGCCGTCGGTTAATTTTGATTCAATATTATAAATAGATAAATCGCGATATGCTTTTTTTGCATTTTCTTCTGCAATTTTCATTGCTTCTTTTTTGTCAATCATTTGTTTTAAAGTTTAAGTTAAATAGTAAGTAATTCTGTATTTTATATTTCATCAAAACTGCCACATATTGTTGCCTGAGGAGCAATACCGCCTGAAGCTCCGGGTAAACCTCTGTTTCCTGCAAGGTGAAGGCGTGCATTTCCAAATGAATGATTTGAAATATCTGTAAGAGAAGGGAACGCACCTTTCATTAAAATAGGGACTCCGTTTGCAGCTGACCAAGCTTCGTCTTCAGGACTGAAGAATGGTGTGCCCCAACAAACCCCAACATTAGGATGAGTATGATATCCTCCAACAACAACTGAGTCAGCAACTGTTGCCGGATTGTTAAGCGTGAGTCCTGCTTGCGCTCCTCCTGATACTGCTATTGTAGATAGATTTCCTGTAAGGAGATTCATATAAACAAAGCCACCTTCTTCATGTGCTGTTGTTGCGGTTACTGCACCTATAGCCGGGTTACATGCATTTCCAGCATCTGCCGGATCGTCACTATGTGAAGCCCAAATTGTAATTGCAACATTTGAAGCTTCCCAAGCAGTGTTTAAAGCAATTCTCACAGTAAAATTGTCGAGCATTTCATCGCCAGTGGGTGCTCTTCTTCCTAAAAGTTCAATGCACTTAGCCCAGTCGTTCCAAGATAATTTTCCTTTTATATCATTAAGTAATTGTTGATTGTTTAATACAACTCTTTGTTGAAGCATTGTTGTTCCTTGTATTGCGGTTTTATAATCTGCATAAGTGGTATTGTTTGCAGAAACAAGTGTTTGTAATGATGTTTGTAAAATAAATTCGGGAGCTAAATCGCCTTCATTTCCCGGACCTAAATAATTTGCTTCGGCAATAATTTCTCTTGCAAGCATACTTGCAGTGTCGCCTTCTATACGTCCATCAAGAGAAAGACTATAAATAGTTTGATATTCCACCACGGCATTTACAAAAGATTCATCGATTACTGCTGGAGTGGGGTCAAGACCAAGTATGTCTCTCATTAAACTTATTTCTGTCACATCTGTATGTCTTGCCTGATTATAAGCAATTGCATCTTGTATTTGTGTTGCAGTAAGGGCAGTAACTGTTCTGTCTGGGGTTGTTGGTGCAACAGCAAATTCAGCATTAATTACTGTGCTTGTTCCACCTTGTTGAATTGTATGAGTGAGTTCATGCGCAATCAAATGTTTTCCGGTTGAACTTTCAGGATTATATTGTCCGCTGTTAAAATAAATATCGTTTCCATGAGTGAATGCATGAGCTCCTATTTCTTTGTTCATTTGAACTGCATTTGAATCGGTATGAACTTTTACATTGCCAAAGTCCGCTCCTATACGGTTTTCCATAAATGAACGTGTTCCGTCATCTAAAATATTTCCTGAACCTTTTGTGTTATTGATTTGTTCTTCCAACCATGAATTATCACTATCATTAGCTTCCTCTTTTTCTTTTCTCATAATCATTGCCTGCAATTTTTCTTCCTCTTCTTCTTGTCCCACTGCTTGGGGTTCAGACATGCTCATTACTTTTGCCGCAACATTATCGGCTTCCTGTTCATATTGGTCATTTGGCTCGCCAATAGTAAGTTTCGGCTGAATTGTTATTTTTGAATTTGATTTTTCCGAGCCGACATTATTTGCATTCGACTTGGAATTATTTTCGCTTTTCCTATTTGTTGCAGATTTTTTCATAAATGAGTTAATGTTTTTTATTTCTTTTTCTTTGCGTCTTGGCGAGAAACTTTTTTTCTCGCCAAGACGCAAAGTTCTTAAAATACTGATTCTATCCCAACTTTAAACTTTAAACCTCAAACTTTAAACTATTTAAACAGTTCTTCCTTCTTTTATCAATTCTTTTTTTATGCCTTCCTCAATATCCTTTGATGAAACAGTGTTTGAACCTTTATTAATTGTCATTAGAGAAGCATAACGAATTATGTTCATAATTGCTCCTCCCGAAATTTCGTGTTGATTTGATAATGCTTTCAGGTCAAGCTTTTTATCGAGCAAACATGCGGGGGAAAATCCTTGTTCCCATATTTTAATTCTCTCTTCTGGTTTTGGCATCGGAAAATTTATAACCGATTCGAAGCGGCGGACAAATGAATCGTCCATGTTGCTTTTCATGTTTGATGCGAGGATAACTATTCCATCAAAATATTCTATGCGCTGCAAAAGATATGATACTTCCTGATTTGCGTATCGGTCGTGCGCATCTTCAACTTTAGTTCGTTTTCCGAATAACGCATCGGCTTCATCAAAAAACAAAATCCAGTTTTTATGTTCTGCCTGCTCAAAAACTTTCGAAAGATTTTTTTCTGTTTCGCCGATATATTTTGAAACCACCATTGACAAATCAATTTTATAAACACTCTTGTTTGTGTATTTCCCCAGCAAGCAGGCAGTCATTGTTTTTCCTGTACCAGATGGTCCATAAAATAAACTTCTGTGACCGGGACGAAGTTTTAGCTTTAAATTCCAATCATTCATCAAAGTGTTACCGTGATTTATGAATGCTTTTATTTCATCAATTTGTTTTAATGTTGATGAATCAAGAATAAGGTCATTCCATGTGTAATCAGTAGAAATAAGCTTTGCGGGAAAATTAATACTGAAATCAGGTTTGTATTCTTTGCCGGTTGTTAAAAAACTCAGATATTCATTTGAAATTTTTAATGCGTTGCTTAACTGAGTTTCACTTTCAAAAGTTGAATCGAGTTTCAGGATATTATATTTTGCAAAAAAATGCTCTTCACTGAAAAGCTGATATAATGAAAACCGCAATTCTAAATTATTTCCGGCTAAAATATAAATAAGCGTTTCACCTGTTGGAATAAAGCCACCGTGATAAATTCCTTTTAAACCGCCAAATTCAGTGAATCCCCTATCGTATTTTTCATTTTTAATATAAAATTTATCAAGAAGTTGAGGATTAACGTGAGGAGCTAAACTTAATATCAATGCGAGGCGCTCACTGAAATTCATATTGTAATGACTTATGAAATTTGCATATAGCGAACTGTCTGCATCAAAATTATGAGGTGTGATTTCAAATGCGCTTTTGTATTTGCATTCTTTTTTGAGCGTAAGCAAAATCCTTGTATCAATAAGCTTTTCAAGCCAATTTAAATCAAGTTCTATATCTCTTGCGTTATTTTTTAAATTGTTCACCATTCTGTATTTATGTGTTCCTGCATCCACGGTAATTTTACTGTATTTGTTGACCATGGCAGCATATCTAATAATACATCGTAACTGTTGCGTTCAACCACCAGCAGCCAACCGCTTTTGATTTTTGATAATTTCCCTTTTCTATTTAAAAATGATTTTTGTAAACCTTCAATAGATGTGTTTTTCAAAGCTGACCAGTGAGTAATTATGCTTTTTAAAAAATCTTTTATTTCTTTTTTTTCTTTTGCTGAAAAATGAAATTTTCTTTTAACGGGTATTTCTATATTCCATCCGCAAATAAT from Bacteroidales bacterium includes:
- a CDS encoding radical SAM/SPASM domain-containing protein: MRNKNFKYKVYKYALNKFPERKLFCSLPFKHMEIFPDGQTNLCCYIKKSPGVVKNDNLLEIYNSKDAHEIRESILDGTFKYCDLISCPHFSSGNLPLQDSCKTEPFSSYIKNHTTKLDELNLWLSFDSRCNLNCITCRNDLIKYSEEENLKAEKFMQIVKNNLTEIHNLGITGSGDPFASQVFRDFLYNLDSSQYPDLKIFILTNGLLLNEKTWELMHKAHSSIASIQISIDASKKETYEKIRIGGNFDKLLSNVKFVSQLRKQGKISEFIISFVVNALNYKEMKDFINLGIEFSCEQVYFSFTCDWGVLSKDKYNELAIHLPEHKEHYLFLEELKNPVFNNSIVNLGNIKYLKLNPLLRNSLFS
- a CDS encoding DUF1003 domain-containing protein; the encoded protein is MKKKAICQITKEELPISELVPALIVREPLVKLIKKQYPGWDENGYISSKELNKFRNEYVKNIVEVEKGELTEIEKEVIESIKNAEILSKNLSEDTPEISTFGERTADKVASFGGSWKFIGIFAFVLIVWITINTIALFQQPFDPFPYILLNLILSCLAAIQAPVIMMSQNRQEARDRIRAQHDYQVNLKAEIEIRQLNEKIDHLILVQNQKDAEIQQIQIELLNDLIEKVENIEKKKN
- a CDS encoding DUF4157 domain-containing protein, with product MKKSATNRKSENNSKSNANNVGSEKSNSKITIQPKLTIGEPNDQYEQEADNVAAKVMSMSEPQAVGQEEEEEKLQAMIMRKEKEEANDSDNSWLEEQINNTKGSGNILDDGTRSFMENRIGADFGNVKVHTDSNAVQMNKEIGAHAFTHGNDIYFNSGQYNPESSTGKHLIAHELTHTIQQGGTSTVINAEFAVAPTTPDRTVTALTATQIQDAIAYNQARHTDVTEISLMRDILGLDPTPAVIDESFVNAVVEYQTIYSLSLDGRIEGDTASMLAREIIAEANYLGPGNEGDLAPEFILQTSLQTLVSANNTTYADYKTAIQGTTMLQQRVVLNNQQLLNDIKGKLSWNDWAKCIELLGRRAPTGDEMLDNFTVRIALNTAWEASNVAITIWASHSDDPADAGNACNPAIGAVTATTAHEEGGFVYMNLLTGNLSTIAVSGGAQAGLTLNNPATVADSVVVGGYHTHPNVGVCWGTPFFSPEDEAWSAANGVPILMKGAFPSLTDISNHSFGNARLHLAGNRGLPGASGGIAPQATICGSFDEI
- a CDS encoding ATP-binding protein, whose amino-acid sequence is MVNKYSKITVDAGTHKYRMVNNLKNNARDIELDLNWLEKLIDTRILLTLKKECKYKSAFEITPHNFDADSSLYANFISHYNMNFSERLALILSLAPHVNPQLLDKFYIKNEKYDRGFTEFGGLKGIYHGGFIPTGETLIYILAGNNLELRFSLYQLFSEEHFFAKYNILKLDSTFESETQLSNALKISNEYLSFLTTGKEYKPDFSINFPAKLISTDYTWNDLILDSSTLKQIDEIKAFINHGNTLMNDWNLKLKLRPGHRSLFYGPSGTGKTMTACLLGKYTNKSVYKIDLSMVVSKYIGETEKNLSKVFEQAEHKNWILFFDEADALFGKRTKVEDAHDRYANQEVSYLLQRIEYFDGIVILASNMKSNMDDSFVRRFESVINFPMPKPEERIKIWEQGFSPACLLDKKLDLKALSNQHEISGGAIMNIIRYASLMTINKGSNTVSSKDIEEGIKKELIKEGRTV